One part of the Thermoanaerobacterium sp. CMT5567-10 genome encodes these proteins:
- a CDS encoding lantibiotic immunity ABC transporter MutG family permease subunit, with protein sequence MKILYSEIIKTKRTPLRYITFLLPVLFSSALLWYSSVRSLSDFYIHQAFFEIWTAVVVPITAGLLFGLAANQEENAGGFINLFGNNFERSSLYIGKFIIIALSMQISMIISIFIFGIGFDLILCGNFPWVIYIASFILGSIGALSLLSMYMWISFAWGLGASIGFGGFGMLVAALMSTNLGDSVWTYIPWAWPVRLSMLPGAYLLFTSSMTYPPKIISSGELINQIASGFIFASLFFIFMIVGGIIWFKRWEGRKMYE encoded by the coding sequence ATGAAGATATTGTATTCTGAAATAATAAAGACGAAGCGTACGCCTTTAAGATATATTACATTTTTGCTTCCAGTATTGTTTTCATCTGCACTTCTATGGTACTCATCAGTAAGATCTTTATCTGATTTTTATATACATCAAGCCTTTTTTGAAATCTGGACGGCAGTGGTTGTTCCGATTACGGCTGGCTTATTATTTGGTTTGGCTGCAAATCAGGAGGAGAATGCTGGTGGTTTCATAAACTTGTTTGGCAATAATTTTGAAAGGAGCAGTTTATACATTGGCAAATTCATAATTATAGCATTATCAATGCAGATAAGTATGATAATTTCAATATTTATTTTTGGAATTGGGTTTGACTTAATATTATGTGGGAATTTTCCGTGGGTCATCTATATAGCGTCTTTTATTTTAGGATCAATCGGCGCATTATCATTATTGTCTATGTATATGTGGATTAGTTTTGCATGGGGATTGGGAGCATCAATTGGATTTGGGGGCTTTGGCATGTTAGTTGCTGCGCTTATGTCTACGAATTTAGGGGACAGTGTATGGACTTATATCCCATGGGCATGGCCTGTAAGGCTATCAATGCTTCCCGGTGCATATCTTCTTTTTACATCAAGCATGACATATCCGCCTAAAATAATATCGTCGGGAGAATTGATTAATCAAATCGCCAGTGGGTTCATCTTCGCTTCATTGTTTTTTATATTTATGATTGTTGGTGGTATAATATGGTTTAAGAGATGGGAGGGCAGGAAGATGTATGAGTAA
- a CDS encoding response regulator transcription factor, whose translation MSKILIIDDEKEIVDLLKDSLERKGNTVLTAYNGKEGIEKAKEMPDLIVLDIMMPDIDGYEVCRKIRDTVICPIVFLSAKQSEMDRIKGFALGGDDYVVKPFSLKELLARIDAHLRREKRAILLNEEGKRALLNFKHITIDLKSREVMVNGNPIGLTKKEFDVLELLSLHPGQVFSKEQIYEKVWGFDAEGDTTTVTEHIKNIRAKIENLDPDTEYIKTVWGIGYKWEKVL comes from the coding sequence ATGAGTAAAATATTAATTATTGATGATGAGAAAGAGATAGTTGATTTGTTAAAAGATTCGCTTGAAAGAAAGGGCAACACTGTTCTGACTGCTTATAATGGCAAGGAAGGAATTGAAAAAGCTAAAGAAATGCCGGATCTTATAGTGCTTGATATAATGATGCCTGATATTGATGGGTATGAAGTTTGCCGTAAGATAAGGGATACTGTAATTTGTCCCATCGTATTTTTAAGTGCAAAACAAAGCGAAATGGACAGGATAAAGGGATTTGCCTTAGGTGGTGATGATTATGTTGTAAAACCATTTAGCTTAAAGGAATTGTTAGCAAGGATAGATGCACATTTGCGAAGGGAAAAGCGAGCAATTTTATTAAATGAAGAAGGAAAAAGGGCTTTATTAAATTTTAAACACATTACAATAGATTTAAAGTCGCGGGAAGTGATGGTGAATGGGAATCCTATTGGGCTTACAAAAAAAGAATTTGATGTTTTAGAGCTTTTGTCGCTTCATCCCGGTCAAGTATTTTCAAAAGAACAGATATATGAAAAAGTATGGGGTTTTGATGCAGAAGGTGACACTACTACAGTTACAGAGCATATTAAAAATATAAGAGCAAAAATTGAGAATCTTGATCCTGATACAGAATATATTAAGACAGTGTGGGGAATAGGTTATAAATGGGAGAAGGTTTTATGA
- a CDS encoding HAMP domain-containing sensor histidine kinase has translation MIFKNKPLKTQFIIYFVSILILSILATIVTYYIGYLAFINIQYKKVYPANYYEKMIPSIESKIRGYGPDILNIYNKSKIDKIIPKEGIKYQVMNQNGDKIYGTDSQKLIRNRDELYKIINTTSGLKGSYYKIIPIINKQGMIEGAVSLSYTLTPYFINKVDKYLYEPLFIIIVISPFIYIALFTILFSLEFTKNIRKPLNLIIEASRKIKERDLNFDIDYKADNELGSLCVAFNDMKDELKNSLTAQWKIEQERHEMVESLAHDLKTPISIIKGYAESLLDDCIDDKLKFKKYLDVILENTDKCIKIVKMMLFMSELDDSPVNLNFSQINIKDFLTRKIDEYKQISKDKSLNFDLDILDKRHDKAMVYIDVQKFERVMDNIVINSIRYTPELGMIKIRCNIDEDKIYITVCDSGSGFNQKDLTHVFERFYRGDVSRSSEDGHVGLGLYIAKKLVEIHGGEIEAYNREGGGACIKFDLKYEKSV, from the coding sequence ATGATATTTAAAAATAAACCGCTAAAGACACAGTTTATTATATATTTTGTTTCTATATTGATATTAAGCATACTGGCAACTATAGTGACGTATTATATAGGATATCTGGCATTTATAAATATTCAGTATAAAAAGGTTTATCCGGCGAATTACTATGAGAAGATGATTCCTTCAATCGAAAGCAAGATTCGAGGGTATGGGCCGGATATATTAAATATTTACAATAAAAGTAAAATTGACAAAATCATACCAAAAGAAGGTATTAAGTATCAGGTGATGAATCAAAATGGCGACAAGATATATGGCACTGACAGTCAGAAGCTGATTAGGAATAGAGATGAGCTGTATAAAATTATAAATACGACATCTGGTTTAAAAGGTAGCTATTATAAAATCATACCGATAATAAATAAGCAAGGTATGATAGAAGGTGCTGTTTCACTGTCTTATACATTAACGCCTTATTTTATTAATAAGGTAGACAAATATTTATACGAGCCATTATTTATAATAATAGTAATTTCGCCGTTTATTTATATTGCTTTATTTACAATACTTTTTTCTCTAGAATTTACTAAAAATATAAGAAAGCCTTTAAATTTGATTATTGAGGCATCAAGAAAAATAAAAGAAAGAGATCTCAATTTTGACATTGATTATAAAGCGGATAATGAACTTGGTAGTCTCTGCGTAGCATTTAATGATATGAAAGATGAATTAAAAAATTCTCTTACTGCTCAGTGGAAAATCGAACAGGAAAGGCACGAAATGGTAGAATCCCTCGCCCATGATTTGAAGACACCTATTTCAATAATCAAAGGATATGCTGAATCATTGCTTGATGATTGTATAGACGACAAGTTAAAATTTAAAAAGTATTTAGATGTGATTCTTGAGAATACTGATAAATGTATAAAGATTGTGAAGATGATGCTTTTTATGTCTGAATTAGATGATTCACCAGTCAATCTGAATTTTAGTCAAATAAATATAAAAGATTTTTTAACACGTAAAATAGATGAATATAAACAAATTTCAAAAGACAAAAGTTTAAATTTCGATTTGGATATTTTAGACAAAAGGCATGATAAAGCAATGGTATATATTGATGTTCAAAAGTTTGAGAGGGTAATGGATAACATCGTCATTAACAGTATAAGATATACGCCTGAATTAGGAATGATAAAGATAAGATGTAATATCGATGAAGATAAAATTTATATAACAGTTTGTGATTCAGGAAGTGGATTCAATCAGAAAGACTTAACACATGTCTTTGAAAGGTTTTACAGGGGAGATGTATCTAGGTCATCAGAAGATGGACATGTTGGTCTGGGACTTTACATTGCAAAGAAGTTGGTAGAGATTCATGGCGGGGAAATAGAAGCTTATAATAGAGAGGGCGGGGGTGCTTGTATTAAGTTTGATTTAAAGTATGAGAAGAGTGTGTAA
- a CDS encoding DMT family transporter, translated as MLKLNKGYFYLFLTVFFFSTYEVVGRTLTNLVNPYQLNFVRFFIGGLILLPIALKNIKSKNIRMTWQDFLLLVLIGLTNVVFSMSFLQLGINMTSASLSAVIFSSNPLFVMIVASFVLGEKLNSTKIYGLILGIIGLVIVFYKQLNVGGNHLVGIILLVLSSITYGIYTVIGKKFTVKYDSVVMNSFSFIIGSLMLLPILLYNKYPVFNLPAKAIPQMLYLTVFVTGIAYYTYFLGLSSVNTGVGSMVFFAKPILASIIAAIFLSEKITIQLVIGTIVILIGILIVQRDNIALFSSKDADEEM; from the coding sequence GTGTTGAAATTGAATAAGGGGTATTTCTATCTTTTTTTAACAGTGTTCTTTTTTAGCACATATGAGGTTGTCGGTAGGACGCTCACTAATCTTGTTAACCCTTATCAGCTTAATTTCGTAAGGTTTTTCATAGGAGGACTTATCTTACTACCTATTGCTTTGAAAAATATTAAAAGTAAGAATATTCGTATGACATGGCAGGATTTTCTGCTGTTAGTATTAATAGGTCTTACAAATGTTGTCTTTAGCATGTCTTTTTTGCAGCTGGGAATTAATATGACTTCTGCCAGCTTATCTGCTGTCATATTTAGTTCAAATCCGCTTTTTGTAATGATTGTGGCATCATTCGTATTGGGTGAAAAATTAAATTCTACAAAAATTTACGGTCTTATACTGGGAATAATAGGTTTAGTTATAGTTTTTTATAAACAGCTAAATGTAGGAGGTAATCATCTAGTAGGTATTATACTGTTGGTTTTATCATCAATTACGTATGGAATCTATACTGTTATAGGAAAGAAGTTTACCGTAAAATATGATAGTGTCGTTATGAACTCATTTTCATTTATAATAGGTAGTCTAATGCTGCTGCCAATCCTTCTTTATAACAAGTATCCTGTATTTAATTTGCCTGCTAAGGCTATCCCACAGATGCTGTACTTGACTGTATTTGTGACAGGCATTGCGTACTATACTTACTTCTTAGGGCTTTCAAGTGTAAATACTGGTGTAGGATCTATGGTTTTCTTTGCAAAGCCGATACTAGCCAGCATAATTGCAGCAATATTTTTATCAGAAAAAATTACTATCCAGCTTGTAATCGGGACAATCGTAATACTTATAGGTATATTGATTGTACAGAGAGACAATATAGCTTTATTTAGCAGTAAAGATGCAGATGAAGAGATGTAA
- a CDS encoding acetamidase/formamidase family protein → MMYKLSKENHIFSFAKNNKPNIFVNDGDDVEIETLDCFSEQIKTNYDKLETMDWDKVNPATGPIYVNGAKENDALEVTIKKIDIKDKGVVATGKDLGVLGDMMDDLYSKVVEINDGKVIFNEKLSFPVKPMIGVIGVAPKEGEINCGTPGSHGGNMDTTLIGEGSKLYLPVFVDGALFALGDLHAVMGDGEIGVSGVEVSGAVTVGLKVLKNLKLNNPIVKTNEVTATIASNESIEKAIETAVKDMAELFQNYTDLSIEEISTLFSITGNVQISQVVDPLKTARFSMPNWILELYGIIF, encoded by the coding sequence ATAATGTATAAACTATCTAAAGAAAACCACATCTTCAGCTTTGCAAAAAACAATAAACCTAATATTTTTGTAAATGACGGCGATGATGTGGAAATCGAAACTCTAGATTGCTTTTCTGAACAGATCAAAACAAATTATGACAAATTGGAAACAATGGATTGGGACAAAGTAAACCCTGCAACAGGTCCAATCTATGTGAATGGCGCAAAAGAAAATGACGCACTTGAAGTGACAATTAAAAAGATCGACATAAAAGATAAAGGTGTCGTTGCAACCGGAAAGGATTTAGGAGTTTTAGGCGACATGATGGATGATTTATATTCAAAAGTAGTTGAAATAAATGATGGCAAAGTCATTTTCAATGAAAAGCTCTCATTTCCTGTAAAACCAATGATAGGCGTAATAGGCGTCGCTCCAAAGGAAGGCGAGATAAACTGCGGCACACCGGGTTCACACGGCGGAAACATGGATACAACTCTTATCGGTGAAGGTTCCAAGCTTTATTTACCTGTATTTGTAGATGGTGCCCTTTTCGCATTAGGAGACTTACATGCTGTAATGGGTGATGGAGAGATAGGCGTATCAGGCGTAGAAGTAAGCGGTGCAGTCACTGTAGGACTAAAAGTTTTAAAGAACTTAAAACTTAACAATCCAATCGTCAAGACAAATGAAGTAACGGCTACAATCGCATCAAATGAATCAATAGAAAAAGCCATAGAAACAGCAGTAAAGGATATGGCAGAACTTTTCCAAAATTATACTGACCTATCGATAGAAGAAATATCGACCCTTTTTAGCATCACTGGCAATGTCCAAATATCGCAAGTTGTTGACCCGCTTAAAACAGCTCGTTTCTCAATGCCAAACTGGATTTTGGAGTTATATGGAATAATATTTTAA
- a CDS encoding ABC transporter ATP-binding protein: protein MKLIKRFASYYKPHIWLFILDMACAFFISASDLVFPMVTRNVINNVIPNKDFSLIYRFAILLAIMYFGRMILEYIVGYYGHVLGVSIEYDMRKDAFAHLQKLSMNYYDNTKTGYIMSRVVNDLNEIAEVAHHGPEDLFLSIIRIIGTFILLLTIDVRLTLVVFTIIPFMFIYMYIYNNKFEVIWKNVRETQAQMNATLEESITGIRVVKSFVREKFEKLKFDNKSSMYKSARSKAVKHIGIFDSSVNFLSNISVVITLAAGGYFISKGLINTGDLVAYIIYISQFLQPLTVLLRFIEQYQQGMAGFRRFVELMDTEPEIADKKGAIELKNVKGDIEFDNVTFSYDNKKEVLSGINLKIKHGETVAIVGPSGAGKTTLLSLIPRFYEIDAGSIKIDGIDIRDVKLSSLRENIGIVQQDVFLFSGTIKENIAYGNLNASDEDIINAAKAANAHDFIMELKDGYDTYIGERGVKLSGGQKQRISIARMFLKNPPILILDEATSSLDNKSESIIQKSIENLSKNRTTLIIAHRLGTIRNAKRIIVLTENGIEEEGTHEELMNRKGVYYNLYNYQQENLTIE from the coding sequence TTGAAACTAATAAAGAGATTTGCGTCGTATTACAAGCCGCATATATGGCTTTTTATTCTTGACATGGCATGTGCATTTTTTATATCTGCTTCAGATTTGGTTTTTCCTATGGTTACTAGAAATGTGATAAATAATGTCATACCAAATAAAGATTTTAGCCTTATATACAGGTTTGCAATACTATTGGCTATTATGTACTTTGGAAGGATGATACTTGAATACATAGTTGGATACTACGGGCACGTGTTGGGAGTAAGCATAGAGTACGATATGAGAAAAGATGCTTTTGCACATCTTCAGAAACTGTCTATGAACTACTATGACAATACAAAGACAGGCTATATAATGTCAAGGGTTGTCAATGACTTAAATGAAATAGCAGAAGTAGCACATCATGGTCCAGAGGATCTTTTTTTGTCCATTATAAGGATAATAGGCACATTCATACTTTTGCTAACAATTGATGTAAGGCTGACACTGGTTGTATTTACTATAATACCTTTTATGTTTATATACATGTATATTTACAACAATAAGTTTGAAGTTATATGGAAGAATGTCCGTGAGACGCAGGCACAGATGAATGCTACATTGGAAGAAAGCATCACAGGAATAAGGGTTGTCAAATCATTTGTAAGGGAAAAATTTGAAAAATTAAAGTTTGATAATAAAAGCTCCATGTACAAAAGCGCCAGGTCAAAAGCAGTAAAGCATATTGGAATATTCGATTCTAGTGTAAATTTTCTTTCTAATATATCAGTTGTGATAACTCTTGCCGCAGGTGGATACTTCATATCAAAAGGGCTTATAAATACAGGCGACTTGGTGGCATATATAATATACATTAGTCAGTTTTTACAGCCTTTGACTGTCCTTTTGCGGTTTATAGAGCAGTACCAGCAAGGAATGGCAGGATTTAGGCGCTTTGTAGAGCTTATGGATACGGAGCCGGAGATAGCTGATAAAAAAGGTGCGATAGAGTTAAAAAATGTGAAAGGCGATATTGAGTTTGACAATGTCACATTTAGCTACGACAACAAAAAAGAAGTCTTATCTGGAATAAACCTTAAGATAAAACATGGGGAGACGGTTGCGATAGTAGGACCGTCAGGTGCAGGTAAGACCACACTTCTGAGCCTTATACCGAGATTTTACGAGATAGATGCTGGTTCTATAAAAATTGACGGTATAGATATAAGGGATGTGAAGCTATCATCATTGAGAGAAAATATAGGTATTGTCCAGCAGGATGTATTTTTGTTTTCGGGCACAATAAAAGAAAATATTGCATATGGAAACTTAAATGCCAGTGATGAAGACATAATCAATGCGGCAAAAGCAGCAAATGCTCACGACTTCATAATGGAGCTTAAAGATGGCTATGATACGTATATTGGTGAAAGAGGTGTAAAGCTTTCTGGTGGGCAAAAGCAGAGGATATCTATTGCGAGGATGTTTTTGAAAAATCCTCCGATACTTATACTTGATGAGGCAACATCGTCACTTGATAATAAAAGTGAATCGATTATCCAGAAGTCTATTGAAAATCTATCGAAAAACAGGACTACCCTCATAATCGCCCACAGGTTAGGAACTATAAGAAATGCTAAGCGGATAATCGTACTTACTGAAAATGGGATAGAAGAAGAAGGCACACATGAAGAGCTTATGAATAGAAAAGGTGTATATTATAATTTGTACAACTACCAGCAGGAAAATTTGACGATAGAGTGA
- the thiD gene encoding bifunctional hydroxymethylpyrimidine kinase/phosphomethylpyrimidine kinase, protein MRKLLTIAGSDSIGGAGIEADLKTFCALGVYGMCVITAVTAQNTVGVFDVREMDADIIKKQIDCVFEDTEVDAVKIGMVSSQEIIDAIASSLRRWNPKNVVLDPVMISKSGYYLLKEDAIDALKTKLLPMADIITPNIPEACELTGMNIEGIEDMKEAAKKIIDMGVKAVVVKGGHSVENATDVFFDGNEFLSLPQERIGTKNTHGTGCTYSSAIASYLGRGLSLKDAVIGAKSYITEAIKNSLEIGKGVGPVGHLVDLYKKAGIDYED, encoded by the coding sequence GTGAGAAAGTTACTTACAATTGCAGGCTCTGACAGCATTGGTGGAGCTGGCATAGAAGCAGATTTAAAAACGTTTTGCGCCCTTGGTGTATACGGCATGTGCGTCATAACGGCAGTTACGGCACAGAATACTGTAGGAGTTTTTGATGTAAGGGAGATGGATGCAGATATCATCAAAAAGCAGATTGATTGCGTATTTGAAGATACAGAAGTAGATGCTGTGAAAATAGGTATGGTATCCAGCCAAGAAATCATTGACGCTATTGCATCATCACTTAGAAGATGGAATCCAAAAAACGTCGTATTAGATCCTGTAATGATATCAAAAAGCGGATACTACCTTCTAAAAGAAGACGCCATAGACGCATTGAAGACAAAGCTTTTGCCTATGGCAGACATAATAACGCCAAATATACCAGAGGCATGTGAACTTACTGGTATGAATATTGAGGGAATTGAAGACATGAAGGAGGCTGCCAAGAAAATCATCGATATGGGTGTAAAAGCCGTCGTCGTAAAAGGCGGTCATTCAGTAGAAAATGCTACTGATGTGTTTTTCGATGGAAATGAATTTTTAAGTTTACCACAGGAGAGGATTGGCACCAAAAATACACATGGGACAGGATGTACATACTCTTCTGCAATAGCTTCATATCTTGGAAGAGGATTAAGCTTGAAAGATGCCGTTATAGGCGCAAAAAGCTATATAACAGAGGCTATTAAAAATTCTCTTGAGATAGGTAAAGGAGTAGGACCTGTAGGACATTTAGTAGATCTTTATAAGAAGGCAGGTATAGACTATGAAGATTAA
- the cytX gene encoding putative hydroxymethylpyrimidine transporter CytX — protein MKIKNSTLFLIWAGAAISIAEVYTGSYFAPLGLTKGILSILLGHIIGTLFFALGGLMSYKVKEPAIESTKGVLGDRGMIFIGFLNVLQLIGWTAVMIIQSAKAFNGAIGMSTSLGIFIVGVSVLLWTLFFDNEAYWINNIAVVLLFILTIFVVAYLKGGKIASVTGDMSFSGAVELAVAMPISWLPLVGDYTMNSKDGKSSFIYTFAGYFIASCFMYFIGLYVALKTGGKDIISYFASIKTGVVPLLIILLSTVTTTFMDVYSAAVSTISIVKTRLKRKNLLVIYSIVGLIAAYLFPMDNYQNFLYAIGSVFIPAYTVVFEDYFLMKSKSDKLLNVPAAISFIVGALTYNYLTYFGGYLSKWFITPTIGTIILTAIIYPVIKSLNKREEKIYG, from the coding sequence ATGAAGATTAAGAACTCGACGTTATTTTTGATATGGGCAGGTGCTGCAATATCGATTGCAGAGGTTTATACTGGTTCATACTTTGCACCATTGGGCTTAACTAAAGGTATTCTAAGCATATTATTGGGTCACATAATCGGCACTTTGTTTTTTGCTTTAGGAGGGCTCATGTCTTATAAGGTTAAAGAGCCTGCAATAGAGTCCACGAAAGGTGTTTTAGGCGACAGAGGCATGATCTTTATAGGATTTTTAAATGTGCTTCAATTGATTGGTTGGACGGCTGTTATGATAATACAATCTGCAAAGGCTTTCAATGGTGCTATTGGCATGTCTACTTCTTTAGGGATTTTTATAGTAGGTGTATCTGTTTTACTGTGGACCTTATTCTTTGACAATGAAGCTTACTGGATAAACAATATTGCTGTTGTACTTCTGTTTATCCTGACTATTTTTGTAGTTGCATATTTAAAAGGTGGGAAAATAGCGTCAGTAACGGGAGACATGAGCTTCAGCGGTGCTGTAGAGCTTGCTGTTGCTATGCCTATATCATGGCTTCCATTGGTTGGAGATTACACAATGAACAGTAAAGATGGAAAGTCCAGCTTTATTTATACATTTGCAGGATATTTCATAGCAAGCTGCTTTATGTATTTTATAGGACTTTATGTGGCTTTGAAAACAGGTGGAAAGGATATAATTTCATATTTTGCATCAATAAAAACAGGGGTTGTGCCGCTTCTCATAATACTCCTATCTACGGTTACTACGACTTTTATGGATGTTTATTCTGCTGCTGTTTCGACGATTTCCATTGTCAAAACACGATTAAAAAGAAAAAATCTACTTGTGATATATTCGATAGTAGGTTTGATTGCAGCGTACTTATTTCCAATGGACAATTACCAGAATTTTTTGTACGCCATAGGAAGCGTATTTATCCCGGCATATACGGTGGTATTTGAAGATTACTTCTTGATGAAAAGTAAAAGCGATAAACTTCTTAATGTACCTGCAGCTATTTCATTTATCGTTGGAGCTTTAACGTATAATTATCTTACATATTTCGGTGGATATCTTTCAAAGTGGTTTATTACGCCAACTATAGGAACGATTATTTTGACTGCGATAATATATCCAGTAATTAAATCTTTAAATAAGAGAGAGGAGAAGATTTATGGTTGA
- the thiM gene encoding hydroxyethylthiazole kinase — protein MVEEAIKVLKRLKKEVPLVHAITNYVVINDNANALLSVGASPAMVMSPDEAYDFTAISNALYVNIGTINNETKETIINSVISAKDHKKPVVLDPVGCAAIKSRVDFVNMLLKIGEISIIKGNGGEIKALSGESANVKGVDSLDDSGNVDSCVKLAKLTNTVVVSTGKEDYISDGRRVVKVNNGTNLFTKITGAGCTLGAIMAATSACSDDKVISSLAALLVMNISGELAEKECNLPGTFRAKFMDYLYLIDSDIIRKYADIEILEA, from the coding sequence ATGGTTGAAGAAGCAATAAAAGTTTTAAAAAGATTAAAAAAAGAAGTGCCGCTTGTCCATGCTATAACAAACTATGTAGTCATAAATGACAATGCCAATGCTCTACTTAGTGTCGGGGCATCTCCAGCGATGGTGATGTCACCAGATGAAGCGTATGATTTTACAGCCATTTCAAATGCTTTGTATGTAAATATAGGCACTATAAATAATGAGACTAAAGAGACAATAATCAATTCTGTAATATCAGCAAAAGACCACAAAAAACCAGTCGTCCTAGATCCTGTAGGCTGTGCTGCCATAAAAAGTAGAGTTGACTTTGTAAATATGCTTTTGAAAATAGGAGAAATAAGCATTATAAAGGGAAACGGCGGAGAAATAAAGGCTCTATCAGGTGAAAGTGCAAATGTGAAAGGTGTAGACTCCCTTGATGACAGCGGAAATGTTGACTCTTGTGTAAAACTTGCAAAGTTAACAAATACAGTTGTTGTATCGACAGGAAAAGAAGATTATATAAGCGATGGCAGGAGAGTGGTAAAAGTAAATAACGGTACCAACTTATTTACAAAAATAACAGGTGCAGGGTGTACGTTAGGTGCAATAATGGCGGCTACATCAGCTTGCAGCGATGACAAAGTGATATCGTCATTGGCAGCTCTTCTTGTTATGAATATATCTGGTGAGTTGGCTGAGAAAGAGTGCAATTTGCCTGGAACATTCAGGGCAAAATTCATGGATTATCTGTACCTTATAGATTCTGACATTATAAGGAAATATGCTGATATTGAAATATTGGAGGCGTAA